The Enterococcus sp. 7F3_DIV0205 genome has a window encoding:
- a CDS encoding DUF4176 domain-containing protein: MLPIGSVIYLKEGTKKIMILNRGPLVVIDNETKMFDYSGCVYPIGLVQDQVLYFNQENIDKVLFEGFTDEDESRFQELYQEWKQSNTAEVKKGKVDKPL, from the coding sequence ATGTTACCCATCGGAAGTGTTATTTATTTAAAAGAAGGAACAAAAAAGATCATGATCTTGAACAGAGGACCTTTGGTTGTTATCGATAATGAAACGAAGATGTTCGATTATTCAGGTTGCGTGTATCCTATAGGTTTAGTTCAGGATCAGGTTTTATATTTTAATCAAGAAAATATAGATAAAGTATTATTTGAAGGATTTACGGATGAAGACGAGTCACGCTTCCAAGAGCTTTATCAAGAATGGAAACAAAGTAATACAGCAGAAGTAAAAAAAGGCAAAGTGGATAAACCATTATAG
- a CDS encoding class I SAM-dependent methyltransferase, with amino-acid sequence MKRTEQIQAHFDQEAQEFDDIIQKIIPYYDQMIEAIVASIPFEKDQPISVIDLGCGTGTLAQAIQEDYPNAVITCVDMSEEMLRMAKQKLSNQVTCIASSFEQLTFETSYDVVVSSLALHHLEDQAAHKQFYRQIYDALNPNGLFINADVIKASSSDLQEAFMQKWIAFMNQKITLKEIQERWLKSHFEEDRPQPMMTELKTLETVGFQDVDVVYKYYNYAVYLGRKA; translated from the coding sequence ATGAAACGTACTGAACAGATTCAAGCCCATTTTGACCAAGAAGCCCAAGAATTTGACGATATTATTCAAAAAATCATTCCTTATTATGACCAAATGATCGAAGCAATCGTTGCAAGTATTCCTTTTGAAAAAGACCAACCAATTTCAGTAATCGATCTTGGCTGCGGCACAGGTACCTTGGCTCAGGCTATTCAAGAAGATTATCCAAACGCTGTGATCACTTGTGTCGATATGAGTGAAGAAATGTTGAGGATGGCTAAGCAAAAGTTAAGTAATCAAGTGACCTGTATTGCCAGCTCTTTTGAACAGTTGACATTTGAAACAAGCTATGACGTGGTGGTTTCTTCACTTGCTCTTCATCATTTAGAAGATCAAGCTGCGCATAAACAATTTTATCGTCAAATCTACGATGCTTTAAATCCAAACGGACTCTTTATCAATGCAGATGTAATCAAAGCATCAAGTTCCGATTTACAAGAAGCATTCATGCAAAAATGGATCGCTTTTATGAACCAGAAGATTACGTTAAAAGAAATCCAAGAACGCTGGTTGAAAAGTCATTTTGAAGAAGACCGCCCACAACCGATGATGACTGAATTAAAAACATTGGAAACAGTTGGATTTCAAGATGTAGATGTCGTCTATAAATATTATAACTACGCAGTATATTTAGGTAGAAAAGCTTAA
- a CDS encoding DUF443 family protein, whose translation MKNSNLKAPYKNNRYRVICSDSKQYLIDADSPWFGYVFFGLSWLVPQKAYILDERDADDLLVRHVDIKNNNKMSLIWLSLIILGFNIILPNLVNTFYRNSTIKYSQIHQFGDSVTIIPSTMHSLLLLILASFPAIIIRIFLAQRSKRGIVNKIQYKNLPFTKIKIIPATISIVIKNIVVYFFLALLVITAGFFLVISEGYWIISLSFTLLLLFFLLTNNLALSNDKYKIREIKEK comes from the coding sequence ATGAAGAATAGCAATTTAAAGGCACCTTATAAAAATAATAGATATAGAGTGATATGCTCGGATTCTAAGCAGTATTTAATTGATGCTGATTCTCCATGGTTTGGATATGTCTTTTTTGGATTAAGTTGGTTAGTGCCACAGAAAGCTTATATTCTAGACGAGCGAGATGCCGATGATTTATTGGTACGTCATGTTGACATTAAAAACAATAATAAAATGAGCTTAATTTGGCTATCTTTGATAATTTTAGGTTTTAATATAATACTACCTAATTTAGTTAATACATTTTATAGGAATTCTACTATTAAATATAGCCAGATTCATCAATTTGGTGACTCAGTTACAATAATTCCATCAACTATGCATAGTTTATTATTACTGATTTTAGCATCATTTCCAGCGATAATAATTAGAATATTTTTAGCTCAGCGATCCAAAAGAGGAATAGTCAACAAAATACAATATAAAAATCTACCTTTTACTAAAATTAAGATTATTCCTGCTACGATCTCCATCGTTATAAAAAATATTGTAGTGTATTTTTTTCTTGCATTATTGGTTATAACGGCAGGATTCTTTCTTGTAATATCTGAGGGATATTGGATCATATCATTAAGTTTCACTTTATTGTTGCTATTTTTTCTATTAACGAACAATTTAGCATTGAGTAATGATAAATATAAAATACGTGAAATTAAGGAGAAATAA
- the gap gene encoding type I glyceraldehyde-3-phosphate dehydrogenase: MTIKVGINGFGRIGRLAFRRIKEVSNQIEVVAINDLTSPKMLAQLLQLDSTHGAYDGKVSATDDGIIVDDQEIKIYAQADARQLNWVKEQGVDIVLECTGFYTSEIKAQAHLDAGVKRVLVSAPAGDMKTIVYNVNDDTLTSKDTIISAGSCTTNCLALMAHHLNNEFGIEVGTMTTIHAYTSTQMLLDGPVNGGDLRAARSAAVNTIPHSTGAAKAIGLVIPELNGRLQGHAQRVPVVAGSLTELVSILKTNVTAEQVNEVIQKHTIENPSFDYDDRQIVSSDVIGSTAGSIFDPTQTEVITAGDVQLVKTVAWYDNEYGFVCQMIRLLEKFAHLEN; this comes from the coding sequence ATGACAATAAAAGTAGGAATCAATGGATTTGGACGAATTGGACGTTTGGCGTTTCGTAGAATTAAAGAGGTATCGAATCAGATTGAAGTGGTAGCGATCAATGATCTGACTAGCCCTAAAATGTTGGCTCAATTATTACAGCTTGATTCAACTCATGGAGCTTACGATGGTAAAGTTAGTGCAACAGATGATGGGATCATCGTGGATGATCAAGAAATTAAGATATACGCACAAGCAGATGCTCGTCAGTTAAATTGGGTAAAAGAGCAAGGAGTAGATATTGTTTTAGAGTGCACAGGATTTTATACCTCAGAGATAAAAGCGCAAGCACATCTCGATGCAGGAGTAAAACGTGTTCTAGTTTCGGCTCCAGCAGGAGATATGAAGACGATTGTTTATAATGTCAATGATGATACATTGACTTCAAAAGACACCATTATTTCTGCAGGATCGTGCACAACCAACTGTCTAGCATTGATGGCGCATCATCTAAATAATGAATTTGGTATCGAAGTTGGCACGATGACGACAATTCATGCTTATACGTCAACGCAGATGTTGTTAGATGGGCCAGTTAATGGTGGAGACTTGCGTGCTGCTCGTTCAGCAGCTGTCAATACGATTCCTCATTCCACTGGTGCAGCGAAAGCGATTGGGTTAGTTATTCCTGAATTAAATGGACGATTACAAGGTCATGCACAGCGAGTGCCAGTTGTAGCAGGTTCTTTGACAGAATTAGTGTCTATTTTAAAAACAAACGTTACGGCGGAACAAGTAAATGAAGTCATTCAAAAGCACACGATAGAGAACCCTTCTTTTGACTATGATGATCGGCAAATTGTTTCCAGTGATGTCATCGGTTCTACTGCGGGTTCGATTTTTGATCCTACACAAACCGAAGTGATAACAGCAGGAGATGTTCAGCTAGTTAAAACAGTTGCATGGTATGATAATGAATACGGGTTTGTCTGTCAGATGATTCGTTTGTTGGAAAAATTTGCACATTTAGAAAATTAG
- a CDS encoding TIGR04197 family type VII secretion effector: MPKDINSNSAVAQAVATSIASSVSSLNQGTTITKDTQTTVAGNNNAQQAITQLTTFNTSLVQAITQASNNIRSVAAEFEAVDQRIAQMQYNQMLP; this comes from the coding sequence ATGCCAAAAGATATAAATAGTAATTCCGCAGTAGCACAAGCTGTTGCTACATCTATAGCATCATCGGTGAGCTCTCTAAATCAAGGGACAACGATCACAAAAGATACCCAAACAACCGTTGCAGGTAATAACAATGCGCAACAAGCAATTACACAATTAACGACCTTCAACACCTCACTTGTCCAAGCCATTACCCAAGCAAGTAATAATATTCGGTCAGTGGCAGCCGAATTCGAAGCAGTCGATCAACGAATTGCTCAAATGCAGTATAATCAAATGCTTCCTTAA
- the leuD gene encoding 3-isopropylmalate dehydratase small subunit: MEAFTQHTGTTVPLMNDNIDTDQIIPKSFLKRIEKTGFGEFLFDEWRYLPDRTPNPDFTLNEPQYKDATILISGDNFGSGSSREHAAWALDDYGFRAVIAGSFSDIFYMNATKNGLLPIVLTHEELDALAGLGADETITIDLPKQEVITPNGSYSFEIDSTWKHKLVNGLDDIAISLTHDDEIAAYEAKVPAYWQ, translated from the coding sequence ATGGAGGCATTTACACAACATACAGGAACAACGGTTCCACTAATGAACGATAATATCGATACTGATCAGATCATTCCAAAATCATTTCTAAAACGAATCGAAAAAACAGGTTTTGGTGAGTTCTTATTTGATGAATGGCGTTACTTGCCAGATCGTACACCAAATCCAGACTTTACATTAAATGAACCACAATATAAAGACGCGACGATTTTGATTTCAGGTGATAACTTTGGTTCAGGATCATCAAGAGAACATGCGGCTTGGGCGTTGGATGATTATGGATTTAGAGCCGTTATTGCAGGGAGTTTTAGTGATATTTTCTATATGAATGCGACAAAAAATGGGTTACTGCCGATTGTATTGACGCATGAAGAATTGGATGCATTAGCAGGACTTGGGGCAGATGAAACGATTACGATCGATTTGCCTAAGCAAGAAGTTATTACGCCAAATGGTTCGTATTCTTTTGAAATCGACAGCACTTGGAAACATAAGTTGGTAAACGGGTTGGATGATATTGCCATCAGTTTGACCCATGATGATGAAATTGCGGCTTATGAAGCGAAGGTTCCAGCTTATTGGCAATAA
- a CDS encoding class I SAM-dependent methyltransferase has product MEWDVKKYNTTHDFIFKYGAGLLELLPKEPKKVLDIGCGTGALTKQIAELGHKVTGIDQSLDMINQAKESYPDLNFFLEDILNPTDQIETYDVAFSNAVFHWIPNQDRLLKNISEHLTANGQLICEFGAVGNVQAIREAFGKELNALGFPFEEPFCFTSVSDYRNLLEKNHFEVVEMMEYDRPTPLKGGECGLREWMEQFYADELGELTGGEKETVLEHMERDLKGKLWKESQWEADYRRLRMKAVKRYRGL; this is encoded by the coding sequence ATGGAATGGGATGTTAAAAAATATAATACGACACATGATTTTATTTTTAAATATGGAGCTGGATTATTGGAACTATTGCCCAAAGAGCCGAAAAAAGTGTTGGATATTGGCTGTGGAACGGGAGCGTTGACGAAGCAAATTGCAGAACTTGGGCATAAGGTAACTGGGATCGATCAATCATTGGATATGATTAATCAAGCAAAAGAGAGTTATCCTGATTTGAATTTTTTTCTGGAAGATATCTTAAATCCTACTGATCAAATTGAGACGTATGACGTAGCATTTTCAAATGCTGTTTTTCATTGGATACCGAATCAAGATCGGTTATTGAAAAATATTAGTGAACATTTAACGGCGAATGGTCAGTTGATTTGTGAGTTTGGTGCAGTGGGGAATGTTCAGGCGATTAGAGAAGCTTTTGGGAAGGAGTTAAATGCGTTGGGGTTTCCTTTTGAAGAGCCATTTTGTTTTACGTCGGTTTCAGATTATCGGAATTTGCTTGAAAAGAATCATTTTGAAGTTGTGGAGATGATGGAATACGATCGACCAACACCACTTAAAGGTGGGGAATGTGGTTTGAGAGAGTGGATGGAGCAGTTTTATGCTGATGAATTGGGTGAGTTGACGGGCGGGGAGAAAGAGACGGTTCTTGAACATATGGAGCGAGATTTGAAGGGGAAATTGTGGAAAGAGAGCCAGTGGGAGGCTGATTATAGGAGATTAAGGATGAAAGCTGTGAAGCGATATAGGGGGTTATGA
- a CDS encoding DUF443 family protein encodes MKVYESTNKRYKLAELDTNYYLIDMDSNILAYFLPTFVWFFPFRAVEIDKGEFSKLVSNGPKEYNIMTSVVISMFVGRPVYKLSTIFFQELDVTSEVDKRAIYLLITFGCLLIFRSIVMFYNKYKLRKRLSETGCNVIIEIDKGSITTYYKKNSIIRLILILLIAAGIIYITIFYLFDLILVFILGVLIFIFMNRSCLFPYGSRFRIKD; translated from the coding sequence ATGAAAGTTTATGAATCTACAAATAAAAGATACAAACTAGCTGAACTAGATACAAACTATTACTTAATAGATATGGATAGCAATATTCTTGCTTATTTTCTCCCTACTTTTGTTTGGTTCTTCCCTTTTAGAGCAGTTGAGATAGATAAAGGAGAGTTTAGTAAACTAGTGTCCAATGGTCCAAAAGAATATAACATTATGACTAGTGTTGTTATTTCAATGTTTGTTGGAAGGCCAGTTTATAAACTATCGACTATTTTTTTTCAGGAGCTTGATGTTACTTCTGAAGTAGATAAACGTGCAATTTATTTACTGATAACGTTTGGCTGTTTGTTGATTTTTAGATCTATCGTTATGTTCTATAATAAGTATAAACTTAGAAAAAGATTATCTGAAACAGGTTGCAATGTGATAATTGAGATTGATAAAGGGAGCATTACTACATATTACAAGAAGAACAGTATTATTCGATTGATTTTGATCCTTTTGATTGCTGCTGGGATAATCTATATAACGATTTTTTATCTGTTTGATTTAATTTTAGTTTTTATTTTAGGTGTGCTTATTTTTATATTTATGAATAGGAGTTGTTTATTTCCTTATGGTAGTCGTTTTCGTATAAAAGACTAG
- the leuB gene encoding 3-isopropylmalate dehydrogenase: MTKRIVALPGDGIGAEIMDSALKIIAEIMVQDNLDFDIERFAFGGAGIDEQGDPLPEETLKACEKADAILLGAIGGPKWDDAPKRPEQGLLALRKALGLYANIRPISVPDAVVHLSPLKEENVRGVDFVVVRELTGGIYFGEKQLGETEASDLCTYSKAEIQRIIRKAFEIARTRNKKVTSVDKANVLATSKLWRQTAEEVAQEFPDCTLEHQLVDSAAMVMIQKPKTFDVIVTENLFGDILSDEASVIPGSLGMMPSASHSETGPSLYEPIHGSAPDIANQNIANPMSMILSAAMMLRQSFGLESSAKKIEDACDRVMNQGILTTDLGGTATTTDFTEAVIKELN, from the coding sequence ATGACTAAACGAATCGTAGCCTTGCCAGGAGATGGCATTGGAGCAGAAATCATGGATAGCGCGCTAAAAATAATAGCCGAAATCATGGTTCAAGATAATTTGGATTTCGATATTGAACGCTTTGCCTTTGGTGGTGCTGGTATCGATGAACAAGGGGATCCGTTACCAGAAGAAACACTCAAAGCTTGTGAAAAAGCCGATGCAATTTTACTAGGTGCTATCGGTGGTCCAAAATGGGACGATGCACCAAAACGCCCCGAACAAGGGTTATTAGCCTTAAGAAAAGCCTTAGGATTGTATGCAAATATCCGACCAATCTCAGTGCCAGATGCAGTGGTTCATTTATCTCCATTAAAAGAAGAAAATGTTCGAGGTGTTGATTTCGTTGTTGTCCGCGAACTCACAGGAGGTATCTACTTTGGCGAAAAACAACTAGGAGAGACAGAAGCTTCGGACCTATGTACTTATTCAAAAGCTGAGATTCAACGGATTATCAGAAAAGCTTTTGAAATCGCTCGTACCAGAAATAAAAAAGTTACTTCTGTCGATAAAGCCAATGTCTTGGCAACCAGTAAATTATGGCGTCAAACAGCGGAAGAAGTAGCACAAGAATTTCCAGATTGTACCTTAGAACATCAATTAGTTGATTCAGCGGCCATGGTCATGATTCAAAAACCAAAAACATTTGATGTGATTGTCACAGAAAATCTATTCGGTGATATCCTAAGTGATGAAGCATCGGTGATTCCAGGCTCACTAGGAATGATGCCGAGCGCGAGTCACAGTGAAACAGGTCCGTCATTATACGAACCGATCCACGGTTCTGCACCTGATATCGCCAATCAAAATATCGCCAATCCGATGTCGATGATCTTGTCAGCGGCGATGATGTTACGCCAATCGTTTGGCTTAGAAAGTTCAGCGAAGAAAATCGAAGATGCTTGTGATCGTGTGATGAACCAAGGCATTTTAACAACGGATCTTGGTGGAACAGCGACAACCACTGATTTTACCGAAGCCGTAATCAAAGAATTGAACTAA
- a CDS encoding DUF3958 family protein has translation MSTLEEIKQQKIQLEREQEKLEDLKRNISKTEEHYEEYFFYQKQLFNELQEEFAQSQTDMLYQDMVEQINWQSRGVQDFLEEQQQELTKQTRALEDQQEDLHWQEIKTKEERSEQHEY, from the coding sequence ATGTCCACCCTTGAAGAAATCAAACAACAAAAAATCCAACTCGAACGTGAACAAGAAAAACTCGAAGACTTAAAACGCAACATCAGTAAAACGGAAGAACATTACGAAGAATATTTTTTCTATCAAAAGCAATTATTCAATGAATTACAAGAAGAATTTGCCCAAAGCCAGACAGATATGCTGTATCAAGATATGGTCGAACAAATCAACTGGCAAAGCCGAGGCGTTCAAGACTTTTTAGAAGAACAACAGCAAGAACTAACAAAACAAACAAGAGCGTTAGAAGATCAACAAGAAGACCTACATTGGCAAGAAATAAAAACAAAAGAAGAAAGGTCGGAACAGCATGAGTATTGA
- the leuC gene encoding 3-isopropylmalate dehydratase large subunit, with product MGKTLFDKLWEQHVVSGVAGEPQLLYVNLHLIHEVTSPQAFEGLREAGRKVRRPDRTFGTMDHNVPTKDIFNITDLVAKKQIEALQKNCEEFGVTLCDNGSDRQGIVHMVGPETGLTQPGKIIVCGDSHTATHGAFGALAFGIGTSEVEHVFATQCIWQNKPKSMGVKITGKLAKGVYAKDIILALIAKYGVDFGVGHAVEFYGETIENLTMEERMTICNMAIEGGAKMGMMAPDEKTFEYVRGREYAPKDMDAAIADWKKLPSDPDAVYDTNLELNADELVPFVTWGTNPEMGIPITGTFPEIKDMNDERAYNYMDLKPGQRPSDIEIGYVFIGSCTNGRLSDLEEAARIVKGKKVKEGITAIVVPGSRPVRKAAEKIGLDKIFTEAGFEWREPGCSMCLGMNPDQVPAGVHCASTSNRNFEGRQGKGARTHLCSPAMAATAAIEGTFRDIREELGA from the coding sequence ATGGGAAAAACACTATTTGATAAACTATGGGAACAACATGTAGTATCAGGAGTTGCTGGAGAACCGCAATTACTCTACGTCAATCTTCATCTGATTCATGAAGTAACCTCACCACAAGCGTTTGAAGGCCTAAGAGAAGCAGGAAGAAAAGTCCGTCGTCCAGATAGAACTTTTGGTACGATGGATCATAATGTTCCAACAAAGGATATCTTTAATATCACCGATTTGGTGGCCAAAAAACAAATCGAAGCCTTGCAAAAAAACTGTGAAGAATTTGGTGTAACCCTTTGCGATAACGGGAGTGACCGTCAAGGAATCGTGCATATGGTAGGACCTGAAACAGGTTTAACTCAACCAGGAAAAATCATCGTTTGTGGCGATTCTCATACGGCAACTCATGGCGCATTTGGAGCCTTAGCTTTTGGTATCGGGACAAGTGAAGTGGAACATGTTTTTGCAACTCAATGTATTTGGCAAAATAAACCAAAATCGATGGGTGTCAAAATTACTGGTAAACTAGCAAAAGGTGTGTATGCCAAAGACATTATCCTAGCGTTGATCGCAAAATACGGTGTTGATTTTGGTGTGGGACATGCAGTTGAATTTTACGGTGAAACGATCGAAAACCTAACAATGGAAGAACGCATGACTATCTGTAATATGGCGATCGAAGGCGGCGCAAAAATGGGGATGATGGCGCCGGATGAAAAAACCTTTGAATATGTGCGTGGCAGAGAATATGCACCGAAAGATATGGACGCGGCAATCGCAGATTGGAAAAAACTACCAAGTGATCCAGACGCCGTTTATGATACTAACTTAGAACTAAACGCCGACGAATTGGTGCCGTTTGTAACGTGGGGCACTAATCCGGAAATGGGTATCCCAATCACAGGTACTTTCCCCGAAATCAAAGATATGAATGACGAGCGTGCCTATAACTACATGGATCTAAAACCGGGACAACGTCCATCCGATATCGAAATCGGCTATGTCTTTATTGGCTCTTGTACAAATGGTCGCCTATCTGATTTGGAAGAAGCAGCGCGCATCGTAAAAGGCAAAAAAGTTAAAGAAGGCATTACGGCAATCGTAGTGCCAGGTTCAAGACCGGTTCGAAAAGCGGCTGAAAAAATTGGTTTGGATAAAATCTTCACCGAAGCGGGTTTTGAATGGCGTGAACCAGGTTGTTCTATGTGTCTAGGAATGAACCCAGACCAAGTACCAGCGGGCGTTCACTGTGCCTCGACATCTAACCGAAACTTTGAAGGACGACAAGGCAAAGGCGCAAGAACGCACCTTTGCAGCCCAGCGATGGCGGCAACCGCTGCAATTGAAGGAACATTTAGAGACATTAGAGAGGAGCTTGGGGCATAA
- a CDS encoding 2-isopropylmalate synthase, with the protein MNTIQFFDTTLRDGEQTPGVNFNTKEKVQIAKQLEKWGIDTIEAGFPIASVGDFEAVKAIAESAEKMTVAGLARCQKADIDRAHEALQNAKHPQIHVFLATSPVHMEFKLKMTPDEVIASIKEHVSYARSKFEKVQFSPEDATRTEKQFLLKAVQTAIDAGATIINVPDTVGYSNPTEYGALFKFLIENIQSDQEIIFSSHCHDDLGMATANALAAIENGARRVEGTINGIGERAGNTALEEVALALYIRKDFYNAQSNILLNETKRTSDLVSRLSAVAVPRNKAIIGANAYAHESGIHQDGVLKNPDTYEIITPSLVGVNENSLPLGKLSGRHAFATKMEALGYQLTEEELKDAFKRFKSLADKKKQVTEDDLIALMVGQAQECSEDYRLERVQLQYVSDGSQGAIVSINTGEDESKTESAIGSGSIQAIYNSIDKIFVQKPELQEYYIKAITGGEDAQAEVHVTLADSENNKQFNGIGIDFDVLQASAKAYVKASEQFQKEAGRA; encoded by the coding sequence ATGAACACTATCCAATTTTTTGACACCACTCTAAGAGACGGCGAACAAACACCGGGAGTAAATTTCAACACCAAAGAGAAAGTCCAAATCGCTAAACAACTAGAAAAATGGGGAATTGATACGATCGAAGCGGGATTTCCGATTGCATCTGTTGGTGATTTTGAAGCCGTCAAAGCTATCGCAGAAAGCGCTGAAAAGATGACCGTCGCAGGTTTGGCACGTTGCCAAAAAGCTGACATCGATCGCGCACATGAAGCTTTACAAAACGCCAAACATCCGCAAATCCATGTTTTTCTGGCAACAAGCCCAGTTCATATGGAGTTTAAACTAAAAATGACACCAGATGAAGTGATTGCTTCTATTAAAGAACATGTCAGTTACGCTAGAAGCAAATTTGAAAAAGTTCAATTTTCACCAGAAGATGCAACGAGAACAGAAAAGCAATTTCTACTAAAAGCTGTTCAGACAGCCATTGATGCAGGAGCTACCATCATTAATGTTCCAGATACAGTTGGCTATTCAAATCCAACGGAATACGGTGCACTATTTAAATTTCTAATCGAAAATATTCAAAGCGACCAAGAAATCATTTTCTCTTCACATTGTCACGATGATCTAGGAATGGCGACGGCCAATGCCTTAGCGGCTATCGAAAATGGTGCCCGCCGTGTAGAAGGGACGATCAATGGAATCGGTGAACGAGCGGGTAATACCGCTCTTGAAGAAGTCGCATTGGCTCTTTATATCAGAAAAGATTTTTATAATGCTCAAAGCAATATCCTATTGAACGAAACTAAAAGAACCAGCGATCTCGTCAGTCGTCTATCAGCTGTAGCGGTACCGAGAAATAAAGCCATCATCGGAGCGAATGCCTATGCACATGAATCAGGTATCCATCAAGATGGGGTATTGAAAAATCCAGATACGTATGAAATTATTACACCTTCACTTGTCGGGGTAAACGAAAACTCATTGCCGCTAGGAAAACTTTCTGGTCGTCATGCATTTGCCACAAAGATGGAAGCTCTTGGCTATCAACTAACAGAAGAGGAACTAAAAGATGCCTTTAAACGTTTCAAATCACTAGCTGACAAAAAGAAACAAGTCACCGAAGATGATTTGATCGCCCTGATGGTCGGACAAGCGCAAGAATGCAGTGAAGATTATCGCTTAGAGCGTGTCCAACTACAATATGTTTCTGACGGCAGCCAAGGAGCGATCGTTTCCATCAATACAGGAGAAGACGAAAGTAAAACAGAATCAGCGATTGGTTCCGGGAGTATCCAAGCTATCTATAACTCTATCGATAAAATATTCGTTCAAAAACCAGAACTGCAAGAATATTACATCAAAGCCATCACGGGTGGAGAAGATGCGCAAGCAGAAGTTCATGTAACCTTAGCAGATAGTGAAAATAATAAACAATTCAACGGCATCGGTATCGACTTTGATGTCTTACAGGCTTCAGCCAAAGCCTACGTCAAAGCCAGTGAACAATTTCAAAAAGAAGCGGGGAGAGCCTAA
- a CDS encoding DUF4176 domain-containing protein, translating to MKLLPLGSVVKLKKGTHLLMLTSRFPLYNNEGNIGYFEYLACLYPEGVKDQESFFFNHEDIEEVLFEGFKSEQEEAFQKKIEEALPDIKYPRLTIL from the coding sequence ATGAAACTTTTACCGCTAGGCAGTGTTGTAAAACTAAAAAAAGGAACACATCTTTTAATGCTAACATCTAGATTTCCTTTGTATAATAACGAGGGAAATATAGGGTATTTCGAATATCTTGCTTGTTTATATCCAGAAGGGGTGAAAGATCAGGAAAGTTTCTTTTTTAACCATGAAGATATTGAAGAAGTCCTTTTTGAAGGTTTTAAATCAGAGCAAGAAGAAGCTTTTCAGAAAAAAATTGAAGAAGCTTTGCCTGATATAAAATATCCTAGGCTTACAATTTTGTAG